The Porites lutea chromosome 4, jaPorLute2.1, whole genome shotgun sequence genome contains a region encoding:
- the LOC140934399 gene encoding uncharacterized protein — protein sequence MRVVPKEGKASTSLVMSKTRVAPVRKISLPRLELMAAVITARLCIYVKDAVDCPISRIVCWTDNSSTLHWIRGSASQWKPFVANRVMEIQSLLDPSVWRYCPGSHNPADLPSRGLSVSQLRESQLWWKGPSWLQELEKDWPEDLRSKSSNKAVQVERKSKAIGSCVVQTREPFIDYARFSKYSRWLRTVAWIRRFIRNSKLKEEERLSTPLTGLEIREAEEWLIAHVQKTSFDEVASLAKQGGPLKDSKLANLNPILCPTSGLLRVGGRIHKSSLPEEEKHPIILPSNHPVVKLLIEDVHCRELHAGVECTLSVLRQKFWLIKGRSTVRQTEKNCLGCRHYHTKPFMQKMAPLPEDRIKPAPPFTNVGLDFAGPLFLKDSGEKAYICLFTSAVTRAIHLELVSNMTAARFLLALRRMVARRGMCSIIWSDNAETFKSANKHLQQCWRVLEADKTQVALSERKIQWKYIVERSPWWGGFYERLVKSVKTPLKKIFAKAMLDAEQLTTILAEIKAQLNSRPLTYLSADPGDYSVITPAQILIGRNLQASPAKDTHVSAHTSRAITKRFQYHQKLVNGFWKRWHAEYLRSLIPLKKWFTVGREIHKGDLVLVSEDNLARGQWKRARVEATHPGRDGLIRSVTLRLTSGSLTRRPVQRLHLFEACDADLAAELD from the coding sequence ATGAGAGTTGTTCCTAAAGAAGGGAAGGCGTCTACAAGCCTTGTGATGTCTAAGACAAGAGTTGCTCCTGTGCGAAAAATTAGTCTCCCTCGCTTGGAGCTAATGGCTGCAGTGATAACTGCTCGACTGTGTATCTATGTTAAAGATGCAGTTGACTGTCCTATTAGCCGCATTGTCTGTTGGACGGACAATTCTTCCACCTTGCACTGGATCAGAGGATCAGCCTCACAGTGGAAACCATTTGTTGCTAACCGTGTCATGGAGATTCAGTCGCTGTTGGATCCTAGTGTTTGGAGATATTGCCCAGGGTCGCATAATCCAGCAGATCTACCTAGCCGAGGCTTATCTGTCAGCCAGCTTAGAGAGAGTCAGTTGTGGTGGAAGGGGCCCTCTTGGTTGCAAGAGTTAGAAAAGGATTGGCCAGAGGATTTAAGATCCAAGTCGTCAAATAAAGCAGTACAAGTGGAGAGGAAGAGTAAAGCTATTGGCAGCTGTGTTGTCCAAACTAGAGAACCGTTTATTGACTACGCCAGGTTTAGCAAGTACAGTCGATGGTTAAGAACTGTTGCATGGATCAGAAGATTCATTCGCAACTCGAAgttgaaagaagaagagagacTTTCAACTCCTTTAACTGGACTAGAGATACGAGAGGCAGAAGAATGGCTGATAGCCCATGTACAGAAAACAAGTTTTGACGAAGTAGCTTCGTTGGCGAAACAGGGTGGTCCCTTGAAGGACAGCAAGCTAGCAAATTTAAATCCAATTCTGTGCCCTACTAGTGGCTTACTTCGCGTTGGAGGAAGAATTCATAAGTCTTCATTACCGGAAGAGGAGAAGCATCCCATTATCTTGCCTTCCAACCATCCTGTTGTGAAGCTCCTGATTGAAGATGTTCACTGCCGTGAACTCCATGCTGGCGTTGAGTGTACTTTATCAGTCCTACGACAGAAATTTTGGTTGATCAAAGGGAGATCAACAGTCCGTCAGACAGAAAAGAACTGCCTAGGTTGTCGCCATTACCACACAAAGCCATTTATGCAGAAGATGGCACCACTTCCTGAAGACAGGATCAAACCTGCACCGCCATTTACTAATGTTGGTTTGGACTTTGCTggtccattgtttttaaaagacagtgGCGAAAAGGCTTACATCTGTCTATTTACCAGTGCAGTTACCCGTGCAATACACTTAGAGTTAGTGAGCAACATGACTGCGGCGCGGTTTCTCCTTGCCTTAAGACGAATGGTGGCAAGAAGAGGAATGTGCAGTATTATTTGGTCAGATAATGCCGAAACATTCAAGAGTGCTAATAAACATTTGCAGCAATGCTGGAGAGTACTTGAAGCTGACAAAACTCAAGTCGCATTGTCTGAAAGGAAGATTCAGTGGAAGTATATCGTGGAGAGATCCCCATGGTGGGGTGGGTTTTATGAACGTCTTGTGAAGAGTGTCAAGACACCTCTGAAGAAAATCTTTGCCAAAGCAATGCTGGATGCTGAACAGCTGACCACCATTTTAGCTGAAATCAAGGCACAGCTAAACAGTCGTCCTCTTACTTACCTTAGTGCAGACCCTGGGGACTACAGCGTGATTACCCCTGCTCAGATTCTGATAGGGAGAAATCTTCAAGCGTCTCCAGCTAAGGACACCCATGTTTCCGCACACACTTCTAGAGCCATCACTAAACGTTTTCAGTATCATCAAAAACTTGTCAATGGATTTTGGAAGCGTTGGCATGCTGAGTACCTGAGATCTTTGATACCCCTCAAGAAATGGTTTACAGTTGGTCGCGAGATACACAAAGGTGACTTGGTTCTTGTTAGCGAAGATAACTTAGCTCGAGGTCAGTGGAAACGTGCGCGCGTGGAAGCCACCCATCCTGGTCGTGATGGTCTTATCCGATCAGTTACCTTGCGATTGACATCTGGAAGTCTTACCCGTCGTCCAGTGCAGCGGCTACACCTTTTTGAAGCCTGTGATGCTGATCTAGCTGCTGAACTTGATTGA